A genomic window from Gymnodinialimonas ceratoperidinii includes:
- a CDS encoding FAD-dependent oxidoreductase has translation MESSANDLSQMQRTPLQADHVEALREVGTIRTYGAGDTIIRPGDPMEELLFIESGEIEVVHPITQDRTNAATMGPSQFTGEIGTLFGAVSMIQMRACETSTVIVVQNKDLIKLMSRIPEMSDIILTVFAARRRGNVEHGQTELKLIGADVDKDIQKIAIFAQRNRIAAQLIDLESAEADAERTSCDLKGCGPAVIFGGQVIDDPTPEKLARTLGLELVIPNDEVIDVLIVGGGPAGVAAGVYAGAEGLSAVVAEDIAIGGQAGTSSRIENYMGFPTGISGGDLVWRGEVQAMKFGTRFAMPLRIEALACRDDRFDATCSNGRVLCARSIVVATGVQYRKLPIPRLEEFEGTGVYYAATEMEARFCRNSEAIIVGGGSSAGQAAMFLSRAAAHVHLLVRSGSLAASMSDYLSSRLEADPRITIHYQSEIAELHGDDRLSAVTVKDKADGTQHRYDSRAVFIMAGAAPNTEWLAGHAALDDKGFVLTGTENGGRSPFETSTHGTFAVGDVRSGSVKCVASSVGEGSVVMSAVWRHLNS, from the coding sequence ATGGAAAGCTCTGCCAACGATCTTAGCCAGATGCAGCGGACGCCCTTGCAGGCGGACCATGTCGAAGCGCTACGAGAGGTTGGAACGATAAGGACGTATGGCGCAGGCGACACAATCATTCGACCCGGCGATCCGATGGAGGAATTGCTTTTTATTGAAAGCGGCGAGATAGAGGTTGTGCATCCGATTACGCAGGACCGGACAAACGCGGCCACGATGGGGCCATCCCAATTTACCGGTGAAATCGGGACGCTGTTCGGTGCGGTGTCAATGATCCAAATGAGGGCGTGTGAAACCTCGACAGTGATCGTGGTCCAAAACAAAGACCTGATTAAACTGATGTCCCGCATCCCCGAGATGAGCGATATTATTCTGACTGTCTTTGCCGCCAGACGCCGCGGGAACGTCGAGCATGGACAAACCGAGCTTAAGTTGATCGGCGCGGATGTTGATAAGGATATTCAGAAGATCGCCATCTTTGCACAGCGCAACCGGATCGCGGCGCAACTGATTGATCTTGAAAGTGCCGAGGCGGACGCGGAACGTACAAGCTGCGATTTGAAAGGATGCGGACCAGCGGTGATCTTCGGCGGGCAGGTGATTGACGATCCGACCCCAGAAAAGCTCGCACGGACCCTGGGGCTTGAGCTGGTGATCCCGAACGACGAAGTGATCGATGTCCTAATTGTGGGGGGCGGGCCTGCGGGCGTGGCGGCCGGTGTATATGCTGGTGCCGAGGGGCTATCCGCGGTCGTCGCAGAAGATATCGCCATCGGTGGACAGGCGGGCACGTCCAGCCGGATCGAAAACTACATGGGGTTTCCAACGGGCATTTCTGGTGGTGACCTTGTGTGGCGCGGCGAGGTTCAAGCGATGAAGTTCGGCACCCGCTTTGCCATGCCATTGCGGATCGAGGCATTGGCCTGTCGCGATGACCGCTTCGATGCGACTTGTTCGAACGGGCGCGTCTTGTGCGCGCGCTCCATCGTCGTGGCAACGGGGGTGCAATATCGCAAACTGCCGATCCCGCGATTGGAAGAATTCGAGGGCACAGGCGTCTATTATGCCGCCACAGAGATGGAAGCGAGGTTCTGTCGCAACTCCGAGGCCATCATTGTGGGCGGCGGTAGTTCGGCGGGGCAAGCGGCCATGTTCCTCAGCCGCGCGGCGGCGCACGTGCATCTGCTGGTGCGCTCCGGCAGCCTTGCCGCGTCTATGTCGGATTATCTGTCGTCGCGCCTTGAGGCCGACCCAAGGATCACGATCCACTACCAAAGCGAAATTGCCGAACTGCATGGCGACGACAGGCTATCCGCCGTGACGGTGAAAGACAAAGCCGACGGCACGCAACATCGCTATGACAGCCGCGCGGTTTTCATCATGGCGGGGGCTGCGCCCAATACTGAATGGCTGGCCGGACATGCTGCGCTGGACGATAAGGGCTTCGTTCTGACTGGAACCGAAAACGGTGGCCGGTCGCCATTCGAAACATCGACCCACGGCACTTTTGCAGTGGGCGACGTGCGGTCCGGCTCGGTTAAGTGCGTGGCGTCATCGGTGGGCGAAGGGTCGGTTGTGATGAGTGCGGTCTGGCGCCATCTAAACAGTTGA
- a CDS encoding GNAT family N-acetyltransferase encodes MQVDFEDGGTSGRYVIRTEDGDAVSTFSKAGDRIIIIDHTEVDDALRGAGTERC; translated from the coding sequence TTGCAAGTAGATTTTGAAGACGGCGGGACAAGCGGACGCTATGTCATCCGCACCGAGGATGGCGACGCCGTGTCGACCTTCTCTAAGGCTGGAGACAGGATCATTATCATCGACCACACCGAAGTGGACGACGCCTTGCGGGGCGCGGGTACGGAGAGGTGCTGA
- a CDS encoding GNAT family N-acetyltransferase, translating to MREQSKKIVPLCPFAASQFRKHPEWADVLN from the coding sequence ATGCGTGAGCAAAGCAAAAAGATCGTGCCGCTGTGCCCGTTTGCTGCGTCGCAGTTTCGAAAGCACCCCGAATGGGCTGACGTGCTGAACTAA
- a CDS encoding RES family NAD+ phosphorylase, whose product MPPELPYKSYANEVWRLVEAQHIVSTTKLVDSGVEQELLEQILETTKPPVPPECQHLDYLLSTPFRYGRYPWNSRFRRMGETPGVFYGAENPITVVAETVWQRKIFFEGSPGTPLPKEPGTYTAFSVSVRVPVAIDLTELPLSAGEALWTDPENYDACLDLADRVREDSCELIRYTSVRHPDGPPNIAVLACQAFDKPDPMQFQTWHLFLRSGRTQVRREHPKVSLEYKFGETRLELA is encoded by the coding sequence ATGCCACCAGAGCTCCCCTATAAATCCTACGCAAACGAAGTGTGGCGTCTGGTTGAAGCGCAACACATCGTTTCGACGACAAAACTCGTTGATAGCGGCGTCGAACAGGAGCTTTTGGAGCAAATTCTCGAGACTACCAAGCCTCCGGTCCCGCCAGAGTGCCAACATCTGGATTACCTGTTATCCACTCCGTTTCGTTACGGCCGATATCCGTGGAACTCTCGTTTTCGCAGGATGGGTGAAACTCCCGGCGTTTTCTACGGCGCGGAAAACCCTATTACAGTTGTTGCGGAGACGGTGTGGCAAAGAAAAATATTCTTTGAGGGCTCACCGGGAACGCCATTGCCTAAGGAACCGGGGACATACACTGCATTCAGTGTATCGGTTCGTGTTCCAGTAGCAATTGATCTTACCGAGCTGCCCTTGTCAGCCGGGGAAGCTCTTTGGACCGATCCGGAAAATTACGACGCGTGCCTCGATCTCGCGGATCGTGTCCGAGAGGATAGTTGTGAGCTCATACGCTACACGTCAGTTCGTCATCCAGATGGGCCACCAAACATTGCTGTGCTGGCCTGCCAAGCTTTCGATAAGCCTGATCCTATGCAGTTTCAAACTTGGCACTTGTTTCTTCGGTCAGGGCGTACCCAAGTACGCCGCGAACATCCCAAGGTGTCTCTTGAGTACAAGTTCGGCGAAACAAGACTGGAATTAGCGTGA
- a CDS encoding MbcA/ParS/Xre antitoxin family protein gives MSMRPALAACLVRVFRSLDAIVHGDGVSMMAWMASQNSHLHAVPKDEIKSAQGLVRVMNYLDATRAPL, from the coding sequence ATGTCAATGCGACCGGCGCTTGCAGCGTGCTTAGTACGTGTATTCCGCTCACTGGATGCTATTGTCCATGGTGACGGCGTGTCCATGATGGCTTGGATGGCAAGCCAGAACTCGCATCTCCACGCTGTTCCGAAGGACGAAATTAAATCAGCGCAAGGTCTCGTGCGAGTGATGAACTATCTCGATGCCACCAGAGCTCCCCTATAA
- a CDS encoding recombinase family protein, translating to MDTPSPWTIASSERNTRTKHAASAGRIDMVVVYKIDRLTRSLADFAKLVDRLEAAACSFVSVTQAFNTSSSMGRLTLNVLLSFAQFEREVTAERIRGKIAASKKKGLWMGGLPPMGYDPHPDTTRRELVVNDADAETVLQVFALYETNGCLNATSRAAEKLGLRSKRRVFSSGRTQGGLPFSRGQIHKLLTNPVYCGLIRHKDKTWPGLHDAIIDQDCWDRVQAMLQDASAKRRGSRTSSQMALANAAPLLGKVKDETGDRLTPTHTQRHGRRLRYYVSNRLVSGGQDPDGLRHRRWKTQSAPSSPPIFMTAPPVIAWSNTQRPL from the coding sequence ATGGACACGCCGTCACCATGGACAATAGCATCCAGTGAGCGGAATACACGTACTAAGCACGCTGCAAGCGCCGGTCGCATTGACATGGTCGTTGTCTACAAGATCGATCGCCTGACCCGCTCGCTGGCTGATTTCGCGAAGCTGGTGGATCGCCTCGAGGCCGCGGCCTGCTCCTTTGTCTCCGTCACGCAGGCCTTCAACACGTCCTCGTCGATGGGACGCCTTACCCTCAACGTACTGCTCTCCTTCGCGCAGTTCGAGCGCGAGGTCACGGCGGAACGGATCCGCGGCAAGATCGCCGCCTCGAAGAAGAAGGGGCTCTGGATGGGCGGCCTGCCGCCAATGGGCTATGACCCTCATCCCGATACAACCCGTCGCGAACTCGTGGTAAACGACGCCGATGCCGAGACGGTTCTCCAAGTGTTTGCTCTTTACGAAACCAATGGATGCCTGAACGCGACATCTCGCGCTGCGGAGAAACTGGGTTTGCGATCAAAGCGCCGCGTCTTCTCGTCAGGTCGCACACAGGGCGGCCTGCCGTTCAGCCGTGGACAGATCCACAAGCTTCTGACCAACCCGGTCTATTGCGGCCTGATCCGTCACAAGGACAAGACATGGCCCGGGCTGCACGACGCCATCATCGATCAGGACTGCTGGGACCGGGTACAGGCGATGCTACAAGACGCCAGTGCAAAACGGCGAGGCAGCCGGACATCCTCGCAGATGGCGTTGGCCAACGCTGCGCCGCTCCTTGGCAAGGTGAAAGATGAGACGGGAGATCGCTTAACACCCACACACACCCAGCGTCATGGACGCCGCTTGCGCTATTACGTCTCCAACCGGCTTGTCTCCGGTGGGCAGGATCCAGACGGCTTGCGGCACCGGCGCTGGAAGACGCAGTCTGCACCGTCGTCGCCACCCATCTTCATGACAGCGCCGCCCGTCATTGCGTGGAGCAACACGCAGAGGCCTCTGTGA
- a CDS encoding SPOR domain-containing protein, with translation MTLFRQTPRFRAFSLALVPVIALSGCVEEGGLFSSRDADADGPAPIGATRLVERDVEAPEVFEVTTEGLWDGRPSLGGVWVAHPDVTDPERVIIRNDENGRFVIGALFRRERDNPGPELQISSDAAAAIGALAGDPTMLNVTALRREEVAETAEAAPEAMAPGEDIAASLAAAEITATPLDGADSTIASAAAAIDAAETAPAAPAAARTPAAGAPERPYIQIGIFSVQENATNTGQALRSVGLEPTIYDQTTNGRQFWRVVVGPADSTQTRDAILANVQDLGFDDAFFVRR, from the coding sequence ATGACCCTATTCCGCCAAACGCCCCGATTCCGCGCATTTTCCCTCGCGCTTGTTCCTGTCATCGCCCTCTCCGGTTGCGTCGAGGAGGGTGGATTGTTCAGCTCTCGCGATGCCGATGCCGACGGTCCCGCGCCCATCGGCGCGACCCGGCTGGTCGAGCGTGACGTCGAAGCGCCCGAGGTGTTCGAGGTCACGACCGAAGGTCTCTGGGATGGCCGCCCCTCCCTCGGCGGCGTCTGGGTCGCGCACCCCGATGTCACCGACCCCGAGCGGGTGATCATCCGCAACGACGAGAATGGCCGCTTCGTGATCGGCGCCCTGTTCCGGCGCGAGCGCGACAACCCCGGCCCCGAGTTGCAGATCTCCTCGGACGCGGCCGCCGCCATCGGCGCGCTGGCGGGCGATCCGACGATGCTGAACGTCACCGCGCTGCGCCGCGAGGAAGTGGCCGAAACGGCGGAAGCCGCCCCGGAGGCCATGGCGCCCGGTGAAGACATCGCGGCCTCCCTAGCTGCCGCGGAAATCACCGCCACGCCGCTCGACGGCGCCGACAGCACCATCGCCAGCGCGGCCGCCGCCATCGACGCGGCCGAGACCGCCCCGGCGGCCCCTGCCGCCGCGCGCACCCCTGCCGCCGGCGCGCCCGAGCGCCCCTATATCCAGATCGGCATCTTCTCGGTGCAGGAAAACGCCACCAACACCGGTCAGGCCCTGCGCAGCGTCGGGCTCGAGCCCACGATCTATGACCAGACCACCAACGGTCGCCAGTTCTGGCGCGTCGTCGTCGGCCCGGCCGACAGCACGCAAACCCGCGACGCGATCCTTGCCAACGTCCAGGACCTGGGCTTCGACGACGCCTTCTTCGTGCGCCGCTGA
- a CDS encoding D-alanyl-D-alanine carboxypeptidase family protein translates to MHIAILTRPAATFLAAVFVCLSTLVAQAQGYDTQARAAYVYDHGSGQVLLALNADEPLPPASMSKLMTLLMAFEALRDGRLTLETRVPVSEHAMSFGGSTMFLNTQDRPTIEELIRGVVIVSGNDAAVALGEALSPDGTEAGFATLMTQRARQLGMMNSTFENASGWPAENHRMSMRDLGILAQRLIEEFPEYYAYFQETEFDYENRSPANRFNRNPLLGLGIGADGLKTGHTQEAGYGLVGSAMQGDRRVTFVISGLPSSEARADEAERIVTWAFRQFVMRDVVEPGVELARVPVFLGAQQTVGLAPSEGIEMLLPALLDPEIEATLTYTSPLPAPVTAGDVVGELHVAQGVHGFEARVPLVATDDVERGGPMVRIGAAWTNVRGMVMGNADLPSF, encoded by the coding sequence ATGCACATCGCCATTCTGACCAGACCCGCCGCGACCTTCCTCGCGGCGGTTTTCGTTTGCCTCTCGACCCTCGTCGCGCAGGCGCAGGGCTATGATACCCAGGCCCGCGCGGCCTATGTCTACGACCACGGCTCGGGTCAGGTGCTGCTGGCCCTGAACGCCGACGAGCCGCTGCCGCCGGCCTCCATGTCCAAGCTGATGACGCTGCTGATGGCCTTCGAGGCGCTGCGCGACGGGCGCCTGACGCTGGAGACGCGGGTGCCGGTCTCCGAACACGCGATGAGCTTCGGCGGCTCCACCATGTTCCTCAACACCCAGGACCGCCCGACCATTGAAGAGCTCATCCGCGGCGTCGTCATCGTCTCGGGCAATGATGCCGCCGTGGCCCTTGGTGAGGCGCTGTCGCCCGACGGGACCGAGGCGGGCTTCGCCACCCTAATGACGCAACGCGCGCGGCAGCTCGGCATGATGAACTCCACCTTCGAGAATGCCTCGGGCTGGCCTGCCGAAAACCACCGCATGTCGATGCGCGATCTCGGCATCCTCGCGCAGCGCCTGATCGAGGAATTCCCCGAATACTACGCTTATTTTCAGGAAACCGAGTTCGATTACGAGAACCGCAGCCCCGCCAACCGCTTCAACCGCAACCCGCTTCTGGGTCTGGGCATCGGCGCCGACGGGCTGAAGACCGGCCACACGCAGGAGGCCGGCTACGGGCTGGTCGGCTCCGCCATGCAGGGCGACCGACGCGTCACCTTCGTGATCTCCGGCCTCCCCTCCTCCGAGGCCCGCGCCGACGAGGCCGAGCGCATCGTGACATGGGCCTTCCGCCAATTCGTCATGCGCGACGTGGTGGAGCCGGGGGTGGAACTGGCCCGCGTGCCGGTGTTCCTCGGCGCGCAGCAAACGGTCGGCCTCGCCCCGTCCGAGGGGATCGAGATGCTGCTGCCCGCCCTGCTCGACCCCGAGATCGAGGCGACGCTCACCTACACCAGCCCCCTGCCCGCCCCGGTCACGGCCGGCGACGTCGTGGGCGAATTGCACGTGGCGCAAGGCGTCCACGGGTTTGAGGCCCGGGTCCCCCTCGTCGCCACGGATGATGTGGAGCGGGGCGGCCCAATGGTGCGCATCGGCGCGGCATGGACGAACGTGCGCGGCATGGTGATGGGCAACGCCGACCTCCCCTCGTTCTGA
- the tmk gene encoding dTMP kinase, which translates to MPPLFISLEGIDGSGKSTQTARLVNWLEQQGRAPLRTREPGGSPGAEEIRRLLVEGDPDRWSAETEILLFTAARRDHLERTIRPALAAGRDVVTDRFADSTRVYQGATRGELRGLVDRIHAAAIDVEPDLTLILDMDPELALSRGLARDSGEDRFEDFGLPFQQKLRAGFRALAEEAPERCVLVDASADPDTIAATLARITASRLGLA; encoded by the coding sequence ATGCCCCCCCTATTCATCAGCCTTGAGGGCATCGACGGTTCCGGCAAATCGACCCAGACCGCGCGCCTCGTGAACTGGCTGGAACAACAGGGCCGCGCCCCCCTGCGCACCCGCGAGCCGGGCGGCTCTCCCGGAGCGGAAGAGATCCGGCGCCTGCTGGTGGAAGGCGACCCCGACCGCTGGAGCGCCGAGACCGAGATCCTGCTCTTCACCGCCGCCCGACGCGATCACCTCGAACGCACGATCCGCCCCGCCCTCGCAGCCGGGCGCGACGTGGTGACGGACCGCTTCGCCGACAGCACCCGTGTCTACCAGGGCGCGACCCGGGGCGAGCTGCGCGGCCTCGTCGACCGCATCCACGCCGCCGCCATCGACGTGGAACCCGATCTGACCCTGATCCTCGACATGGACCCCGAACTGGCCCTGTCGCGCGGCCTCGCCCGCGACAGCGGCGAAGACCGGTTCGAGGATTTCGGCCTTCCCTTCCAGCAAAAACTCCGCGCAGGCTTCCGCGCCCTCGCCGAGGAAGCGCCCGAGCGCTGCGTGCTGGTCGACGCCTCCGCCGACCCCGACACGATCGCCGCAACCCTGGCCCGGATCACCGCCTCCCGCCTCGGCCTCGCCTGA